A segment of the Candidatus Sumerlaea chitinivorans genome:
ACTTTTGTAACCAACAGGTGGCCGTCACCTGTTTTGACAGTAAATCCCCGCCCACGAATTGTTGCAGTCACGAATCCGGGAAGTGGCTGGTACTTGGGGTCCTGCTTGGTCAACCACGCGAAGTATAAATTATCCGGATCCTCGAATGGCTCGGCCCGCAGGAATTTCCACATTTTGCCGCTCAAGAAACTGAAAGCAGTGGGCCACGGCTGAAGACCTTGGATGCGGCAGATAATTTGTTCCGTCGTCAGATTCCAATCAATGAGACCATCGCTTTTTTTAAGCAGGGGCGCATAGGTCGCAAGAGAATGGTCTTGAGGGGTGCTCTCGACCTTGCCGGTGGCCTCAATCTTGGCGAGCACTTCAAGGAGCAGATTTGCTCCCACGACGCTCAACATGTTCGACAAGCTCACGGCGTCATCGTCGTCGAGGATTTCGACTTCCTCGGTGGCGATAATGTTGCCGGTATCCATTCCTTCGTCGAGTAGCATGATGGTGACACCGGTCTTTCTTTCGCCGTTAATGATGGCCCACTGAATGGGGGCGGCACCCCGATACTTGGGTAGAAGCGATGCGTGGATATTGATGCATCCGTACCGTGGGAGTTTGAGAATCTCGGGCGGCAGAATCTTGCCGTACGCAGCCACCACGATGACGTCAGGGTTGAATGGGCGCAACACCTCATGAAAATTCGTGCCGCGCAATTTTTCGGGCTGAAAGACCGGGATGTTGTGGGCCAGTGCCAGCTCCTTGACCGGGGGCGGAACCACTTTTCGACCGCGGCCAGCCGTTTTATCGGGTTGCGTAACGACGGCCACAACCTCGTGGTGGGATTCAATCAGCTTCTCCAATGCAGGAACAGCGAACTGAGGTGTTCCCATAAAAATAATCCGCACGGCCTGAACCAGCCTCCTCACTCTTTGCAGATGGATTCGTGCCCCCGATGGGACCCTTTGCGGATACTCAGGGGCTCACTGCACATTTTACGCAACGTGTCTTACCGCTTCGAACAACAAACACTTTCCTGCACAGGTTTCATTGGCACATGCATCAAGAAAATTGTAAATGCGCAGTGTGGGCTGCACTTGGGTGCCCATGTCCGACTTCTTTTGACGCCGTACGCGCTCGCCAGCAGATTGACTCTCTGCGTCCTATCGAATCCAGCCGAGTCTCGGGGAATAGGGCTTTTGCTCGATGTTATATTGAAATCAAACCAATTACTCTGAAGCGAGCAGGGGGGAGTCGTCGCTTGAACTCTGCGGCCTGTGGAGAGTGATTGAGCGGGAAATTCGTGACAAATTTCCTGCCTGTGTGCTAACAGGTGGATACGCAATATACTAAATACGCACGGACGATAGCGGAGCGCGACCATGAGCCTTAGAATTGAAGTGAAAAAATTGCGCGAGGCCCCAATCGATCTCGAGATCGATTGCCCGCCGGATCACCTTGACTTGGTGGACCGCGAGTACCGCTTCCGGAAACGGGTGACGGGTATGGTGCACTTCACCCTCGTCGAGCAGCGTGTGCGGGGACAGGGCTTCGTCGAGACGATCGCCGAGGCCGAGTGCGTACGGTGTTTGCGTGTTGTTGAAGTGCCAATCCGCGGCATCGTGGACGTCTTCTATGAGAACAACCCGGCGCTCCTGACCCCAGAGGCGCAGATGGGAGCCCTCGAGGACGAAACACTCTACTGGTTCGATGGCGATATTGTCCATCCCGAAGAACAGTTGCGCGAGAGCCTCATGATTGAGTTGCCTATGCTCCCCTTGTGCAAGCCCGACTGCAAAGGGTTGTGCGTGCATTGCGGGGCGGACCTCAACGAGGGGCCATGTGCATGTCGCGAGGAACAAGCGGAGGAGCTCGAGCCTTGGAAAGCTGCCCTAAAGCAAATCCGACTGAAATAGTGAAGTGGTGCCATGCGGCCCTATGACGGCTGCGCGGCAAAGCGGGGATTACGATACGATAGGTAGGGTGTGACGTGGATTACGAGCAGTTACTCATTTTTAACGAACTCAGCGAGATTATTCGTTGGCACAATCAGTGCCTCGACCGGATGAAAGGCTTTCGGGAGAAATACCCGTACCTAGTTCCGCCTAACGTTGCGAAAATGGTCGAGGAAAACCTGAAGGAAAACGTTCAGGTTCTCTACCGCGAACTCAATCACATCCATAAGCCGAAGACAGAGAAGCAGCGATACGTCTGCCGGGAGTGTCACAGCGTTTTCTATGTCAAGTTGCCGAACGGGCTTTGCGACGAATGCCGCGCGAAGCAGCCTTCCGCGGTACGCCCAACGTATGGGAAGGTGCGCCGACGGGTGAATATTGGTCCCGACGAAGCAGAACCGGCGGCCGAGTCCCCGCAGCCCCCAGAAACGCAGGCCGCGAGCATCGAGCGCGCCGAGGAAAACGAAAGCGAATTGCCAGAAGTTGGCTCGGCCTCCCAAACGGAAGAGAGAGCCGAGGAAGCAGCAGCGCCCGAGCTTGAACCGAAAGAAGACGATTGATAGGCGAGTGCGATCCCGCCGAAAGCTGCGTAGCCTTACGAGCGAAGGTGTAAGGTTGTGCGTGACAAGCGTGAGCGGGGACCTTTGTAGTAATCCTGATGATGACGACCCCATCCCTTCTTATTGTGGAAGATGACCAGGCATTTGCCGAGCGCCTGAAGAAAAACCTCGAATTGGCGCACTACACTGTTCGCGTTGTTTCCTCCGCTGAAGATGCCTTGGAGGAATTGCGGGCGCGTTCGTATGACGCGGTGGTGACAGACATCCGCTTGCCGCAAATGTCGGGCCTCGACCTTCTCAGGCGCTGCAAGCAGGGCGAAACTGGCATCGATCCTGACATTCCTTTTATCGTCCTTACGAGCGTCAATAGCGTGGACGTCGCAGTTGAGGCGATGAAGATCGGCGCCGAGGATTACATCACAAAAGAGGCCGAACGTCAGGAAATTGTCCTCCGTATTCGCAAGGTGCTCGACCAATCGAAGCTCGTGCAGGAAAACCGCCTTCTGCGCGATCAGTTAGCGCAGCACGACGA
Coding sequences within it:
- a CDS encoding Methionyl-tRNA formyltransferase; translation: MGTPQFAVPALEKLIESHHEVVAVVTQPDKTAGRGRKVVPPPVKELALAHNIPVFQPEKLRGTNFHEVLRPFNPDVIVVAAYGKILPPEILKLPRYGCINIHASLLPKYRGAAPIQWAIINGERKTGVTIMLLDEGMDTGNIIATEEVEILDDDDAVSLSNMLSVVGANLLLEVLAKIEATGKVESTPQDHSLATYAPLLKKSDGLIDWNLTTEQIICRIQGLQPWPTAFSFLSGKMWKFLRAEPFEDPDNLYFAWLTKQDPKYQPLPGFVTATIRGRGFTVKTGDGHLLVTKVQPEAKAVMSGADAVNGKLVKPGDLFISDPNFLLGRSDESA